The Impatiens glandulifera chromosome 8, dImpGla2.1, whole genome shotgun sequence genome includes a window with the following:
- the LOC124913227 gene encoding epoxide hydrolase A-like, translating to KLYLLHVVKEPGDIEAEFAKVGFKQVLKKFLTFRDPAPFFFPKTTDNFIDSYHTPIALPHWLSEEDLDYYVSNYEKTGFTGGINYYRAFKLDWELLAPWEGAKVNVPVKFVVGDLDLVYHIPLVKEYVHGGGFKKDVPLLDDEIVVVEDVAHFINQEKPQDVNYHIHNFIKSYI from the exons aaattgtatttattacaTGTTGTGAAGGAACCTGGTGACATTGAAGCTGAGTTTGCAAAGGTTGGTTTTAAACAAGTGCTGAAGAAGTTCCTAACATTTCGCGATCCAGCCCCCTTTTTCTTCCCTAAAACCACCGATAATTTCATTGACTCGTACCACACCCCGATTGCCTTACCCCACTGGTTGTCCGAGGAAGATCTCGACTATTATGTTTCCAATTACGAGAAAACTGGATTCACTGGAGGCATAAACTACTATCGTGCTTTCAAGTT AGATTGGGAACTGTTGGCGCCATGGGAAGGTGCTAAAGTGAATGTGCCGGTGAAATTTGTGGTTGGGGACCTTGATCTGGTCTATCACATACCACTAGTGAAGGAGTATGTACACGGTGGTGGGTTCAAGAAAGACGTGCCATTGTTGGACGATGAGATTGTGGTCGTGGAGGATGTTGCCCATTTTATAAACCAAGAGAAACCTCAAGATGTCAATTACCACATCCACAACTTcattaaaagttatatataa